One window of Flavobacteriales bacterium genomic DNA carries:
- a CDS encoding CoA transferase subunit A, whose amino-acid sequence MDKRVTDADAALEGLKDGMTLMAGGFGLCGIPENLIAALASSGVKNLTCISNNAGVDDFGLGLLLKTKQIKKMIASYVGENAEFERQMLSGELEVDLIPQGTLAERCRAGGAGIPAFFTPAGYGTEVAEGKETREFDGKMYVMERWLRADYSLVKAWKGDTEGNLVYRNTARNFNPMMAMAGTITIAEVEHLVEPGEIEPDHVHTPGIFVHRIFQGKDYEKRIEQLTVRKRA is encoded by the coding sequence ATGGACAAGCGAGTTACCGATGCGGATGCGGCCCTGGAGGGGCTCAAAGACGGCATGACCTTGATGGCGGGCGGCTTCGGCCTCTGCGGCATCCCGGAGAACCTGATCGCGGCCTTGGCGAGCAGCGGCGTGAAGAACCTGACCTGCATCAGCAACAACGCCGGGGTGGACGACTTCGGCCTCGGGCTTTTGCTGAAGACGAAGCAGATCAAAAAGATGATCGCCAGCTACGTGGGCGAGAACGCGGAGTTCGAACGCCAGATGCTGAGCGGCGAGCTGGAGGTGGACCTCATTCCACAAGGCACGCTGGCTGAACGCTGCCGCGCGGGCGGTGCCGGCATCCCGGCGTTCTTCACCCCGGCCGGCTACGGCACCGAGGTGGCCGAGGGCAAAGAGACCCGCGAGTTCGACGGCAAGATGTACGTGATGGAGCGCTGGCTCCGCGCCGACTACAGCCTCGTGAAAGCCTGGAAGGGCGACACCGAGGGTAACCTCGTCTACCGCAACACCGCGCGCAACTTCAACCCCATGATGGCCATGGCGGGCACCATCACCATCGCGGAGGTGGAGCACTTGGTGGAGCCGGGCGAGATCGAGCCGGACCACGTGCATACGCCGGGCATTTTCGTCCACCGCATCTTCCAAGGGAAGGACTACGAGAAGCGCATCGAGCAACTGACGGTACGCAAGCGGGCATAG
- a CDS encoding hemerythrin domain-containing protein — MNKPIHAYFTQDHRRLEDLLDQASKDPKAIQEEPYHAFRVGLLTHIKMEEKILFLAAKEANGGEPIPLAAKLRLDHGALTALMVVPPNAAVIAAVRYILEKHDLLEEAPGGMYDICEALTKEQTADLLERLEQTTPVPVHPPNAHPIAVDSANRAMVRAGFDLYLEGGSSQGPQREE; from the coding sequence ATGAATAAGCCTATCCACGCCTATTTCACGCAGGACCACCGCCGCTTGGAGGACCTGCTGGACCAAGCATCCAAGGACCCGAAGGCGATCCAAGAGGAACCCTACCATGCGTTCCGTGTCGGTCTGCTCACGCACATCAAGATGGAGGAGAAGATCCTCTTCCTAGCGGCGAAGGAGGCCAATGGGGGCGAACCCATACCGCTTGCCGCAAAGCTCCGCCTCGATCACGGCGCACTGACCGCATTGATGGTGGTGCCGCCGAACGCCGCGGTTATCGCGGCCGTGCGGTACATCTTGGAAAAACACGACCTGTTGGAGGAAGCCCCGGGAGGGATGTATGACATCTGCGAGGCGCTCACCAAAGAACAGACGGCGGATCTACTGGAGCGGCTGGAACAGACCACCCCGGTGCCGGTGCATCCACCGAACGCGCATCCGATCGCGGTGGATTCAGCCAATAGGGCGATGGTGCGTGCTGGGTTTGATCTGTACCTGGAAGGAGGGTCCTCACAGGGACCACAGAGGGAGGAATAA
- a CDS encoding NADH-quinone oxidoreductase subunit N, with the protein MSALILISVLGVLVLYLGLFGKKSWLAPVAILGLVGAIALFATGFHIDHALLGGMVEFSRFSIGFNIGMAVITALIFLFGSDYYARQEHHVAEQYALMLFSLVGGFVLTSYTNMLMLFVGIEILSIPLYILAGGKKHSLRSNEASFKYFLLGSFSTAFLLMGITLLYGLTGSFHMDVLAEHMAKADNGDMVQNFGLFFVVVGLAFKVGAVPFHFWVPDVYHGAPTLVTIFMSTVVKMAGFAAFFRFIDITGMPDALARIMVLLTIATLLVGNVIALRQTNFKRLMAYSSVAHSGFLLLALLTDHGHAIGHGAAVGHTLLYYTFTYSLATTGLFILFTIAKRANNGAEHNGIFQGLFAAKPWLALCALAMFLSLAGIPLTAGFIAKYQVFLLAIGAGWLKVMLFGVLMALLGIYYYIMVVREVFVTPEEPVRFTVSPLNWLVVSMCAVAVLVLGVWPALI; encoded by the coding sequence ATGAGCGCGCTGATCCTGATCTCCGTGCTGGGCGTGCTGGTCCTGTACCTCGGCCTGTTCGGCAAGAAGAGCTGGTTGGCGCCCGTGGCCATCCTTGGGCTGGTGGGCGCGATCGCGCTCTTCGCCACCGGCTTCCACATCGATCATGCGCTCCTCGGCGGCATGGTGGAGTTCAGCCGCTTCAGCATCGGCTTCAACATCGGCATGGCGGTGATCACCGCGCTGATCTTCCTCTTCGGCTCCGACTACTATGCGCGCCAGGAGCACCACGTGGCGGAGCAATACGCGCTGATGCTCTTCTCGCTCGTGGGCGGCTTTGTCCTCACCTCCTACACGAACATGCTCATGCTCTTCGTGGGCATTGAGATCCTGAGCATCCCGCTATACATCCTCGCCGGCGGCAAGAAGCACAGCCTGCGCAGCAACGAGGCCTCGTTCAAGTATTTCCTGCTGGGTTCCTTCAGCACGGCCTTCCTGCTGATGGGCATCACCCTGCTCTACGGCCTCACCGGCTCCTTCCACATGGACGTGCTGGCCGAGCACATGGCCAAGGCCGACAACGGCGACATGGTGCAGAATTTCGGCCTCTTCTTCGTGGTCGTCGGCCTGGCGTTCAAGGTGGGCGCAGTGCCCTTCCACTTCTGGGTGCCGGACGTGTACCACGGCGCGCCCACGCTGGTCACCATCTTCATGTCCACCGTGGTGAAAATGGCGGGCTTCGCCGCGTTCTTCCGCTTCATCGACATCACCGGCATGCCGGATGCGCTGGCGCGGATCATGGTGCTGCTCACCATCGCCACCTTGTTAGTGGGCAACGTGATCGCGCTGCGCCAAACGAACTTCAAGCGCCTGATGGCCTACAGCAGTGTGGCCCACAGCGGCTTCCTCCTGCTGGCCCTGTTGACGGACCACGGTCACGCGATCGGTCACGGCGCGGCGGTGGGACATACGCTGCTCTACTACACCTTCACGTATTCGCTGGCCACCACGGGCCTCTTCATCCTCTTCACCATCGCAAAGCGCGCGAACAACGGCGCGGAGCACAACGGCATCTTCCAAGGCCTCTTCGCCGCAAAACCGTGGCTGGCGCTGTGCGCACTGGCGATGTTCCTCTCACTCGCGGGCATCCCGCTCACCGCAGGCTTCATCGCGAAGTACCAGGTCTTCCTGCTCGCCATCGGCGCGGGCTGGTTGAAGGTGATGCTCTTCGGCGTGCTCATGGCGCTGCTCGGCATTTACTACTACATCATGGTGGTGCGCGAAGTCTTCGTGACGCCGGAAGAGCCGGTGCGCTTCACCGTATCACCGCTGAATTGGCTGGTGGTGAGCATGTGCGCGGTGGCGGTGCTGGTGCTGGGTGTTTGGCCGGCGCTGATCTAA
- a CDS encoding NADH-quinone oxidoreductase subunit M: MQLLALILIPLLAGTLLLFARPTAMARGIALVSTLLSLALVGWLWYTWTGVAVTGISHDWVPAWGMRFVLGYGGIGLLMLILTGLLFPFIIGTGYKQPMGDPALVNALLLFTQSALFGVFLAQNAFLFYIFFELTLIPIFFLLMFWGGEHKRAITIRFFLYTLLGGLALLFSIAYVTLQTPAPHSADFTALAALHLPMHTQVWLFWTMFLAFAIKMPIFPFHSWQPETYTMAPTQGTMVLSAVMGKMGLYGIIVFLFAIVPEGAQHWSSVVIGLSLFGALYAAVIAFRQNDLKRMIAYSSMSHFGLMCAALFTWNAYGISGTLYQTLAHGVLMICLFYIVGAVSQRTGSTDFSSMGGLKTRMPRFALLFMFVTANAIALPLTQSFVGEWLIYNGLWQWNNWTAFAGVVLIVLGAIYMLYAYQRVMLGPDREIDVTDADDEEHFFLVPLIAITLLLGVFPNVILHLVDGPVQQVLNSFTSLP; the protein is encoded by the coding sequence ATGCAACTCCTCGCGCTGATCCTCATCCCCCTGCTGGCCGGCACGTTGCTGCTCTTCGCCCGCCCCACCGCGATGGCGCGCGGCATTGCGCTGGTGTCCACGCTGCTGTCACTGGCGCTGGTGGGCTGGCTCTGGTACACGTGGACCGGCGTTGCCGTTACGGGCATCTCGCACGATTGGGTGCCCGCTTGGGGCATGCGCTTCGTGCTGGGCTACGGCGGTATCGGCCTGCTGATGCTGATCCTCACCGGCCTGCTCTTCCCCTTCATCATCGGCACCGGTTACAAGCAGCCCATGGGCGATCCCGCCCTGGTGAATGCCTTGCTGCTCTTCACGCAGTCCGCGCTCTTCGGCGTCTTCCTCGCGCAGAACGCTTTCCTCTTCTACATCTTCTTCGAGCTCACGCTGATCCCGATCTTCTTCCTGCTGATGTTCTGGGGCGGCGAACACAAGCGCGCCATCACCATCCGCTTCTTCCTCTACACGCTGCTCGGCGGGTTGGCGCTGCTCTTCTCCATCGCCTACGTCACCTTGCAGACGCCGGCGCCGCACAGCGCCGACTTCACCGCGCTGGCCGCCCTGCACCTGCCGATGCACACACAAGTGTGGCTCTTCTGGACGATGTTCCTGGCCTTCGCGATCAAGATGCCGATCTTCCCTTTCCATAGCTGGCAGCCGGAGACGTACACCATGGCGCCCACGCAGGGCACGATGGTGCTGAGCGCCGTGATGGGCAAGATGGGCCTCTACGGCATCATCGTCTTCCTCTTCGCCATCGTGCCGGAAGGTGCGCAGCACTGGAGCTCGGTGGTGATCGGCCTCAGCCTGTTCGGCGCGCTCTACGCCGCGGTGATCGCCTTCCGCCAGAACGACCTCAAGCGCATGATCGCGTATTCGTCCATGAGCCACTTCGGCCTGATGTGCGCCGCGCTCTTCACTTGGAACGCTTACGGCATCAGCGGCACGCTGTACCAGACGCTCGCGCACGGCGTGCTGATGATCTGCCTCTTCTACATCGTGGGTGCCGTTTCGCAACGCACCGGCAGCACCGACTTTTCCAGCATGGGCGGGCTGAAGACGAGGATGCCGCGTTTCGCACTGCTCTTCATGTTCGTCACCGCGAACGCCATCGCGCTGCCGCTCACGCAGAGCTTCGTGGGCGAATGGCTGATCTACAACGGCCTGTGGCAGTGGAACAACTGGACGGCCTTCGCGGGCGTGGTGCTGATCGTGCTCGGTGCCATCTACATGCTCTACGCGTACCAGCGCGTGATGCTCGGCCCGGACCGCGAGATCGACGTGACCGACGCGGACGATGAGGAACACTTCTTCCTGGTCCCGCTGATCGCCATCACGCTGCTGCTCGGCGTGTTCCCGAACGTGATCCTGCACTTGGTGGACGGCCCCGTGCAGCAAGTGTTGAACTCCTTCACCTCCCTGCCTTGA
- the nuoL gene encoding NADH-quinone oxidoreductase subunit L, whose protein sequence is MVSALDLHVLMVPAFPLLGAVVIGAMRRKLKGNTAGILGTALIALSFVVSAILFLHRGADEPTHITTLFNWIHVGAMDIPFAFQLDALSLWMMLIVTGIGTLIHIYSIGYMHDDPRVATFFAQLNLFSFSMLLLVMGSNFLVTFIGWEGVGLCSYLLIGFWYTTPEFNYAGRKAFVMNRIGDIGMVLAMALMFYQFGTLNYVDVMKQGGMMATGNPLIVTATLLLFLGATGKSAQLPLLTWLPDAMAGPTPVSALIHAATMVTAGIFLVVRSSVLFQLAPYTQDIILWVGVATALFGATVGLFQNDIKKVLAYSTVSQLGYMFAALGVGAYSAGMFHVTTHAFFKALLFLGAGSVIHALGGEQDIRKMGGLKGVTKTTYMTFLVATVAIAGIPPLSGFFSKDGILASTFAESPLAYGVLVFAAMLTAFYMFRLLFLTFFGTYRGTAHLPAGQAGPHESPKVMTVPLMVLAVLSVIGGALNIPHIFGGHDWLKTFLATAADGIGMERLELSASTEWMLMALSTSLVLLTIWYTWTLFGKKTTLDGEPADMPFLKRLIAKRWMLDELYAWLFEKPYSWISRHFFGIGEEKIAVPATVGTGKAALGLGEWLRKVQTGNTSFYLFGMMVGVVVLLIITLFGV, encoded by the coding sequence ATGGTGAGCGCACTGGATCTGCATGTGCTGATGGTCCCGGCCTTCCCGCTGCTCGGCGCGGTGGTGATCGGTGCGATGCGCCGCAAGCTGAAGGGCAACACGGCGGGCATCCTCGGGACGGCATTGATCGCCTTATCATTCGTTGTCAGCGCCATCCTCTTCCTGCATCGCGGCGCGGATGAGCCGACGCACATCACCACGCTCTTCAACTGGATCCACGTGGGCGCGATGGACATTCCCTTCGCCTTCCAACTCGATGCGCTCTCGCTGTGGATGATGCTGATCGTCACCGGCATCGGCACGCTGATCCACATCTACTCCATCGGCTACATGCACGACGATCCGCGCGTGGCCACCTTCTTCGCACAGCTCAACCTCTTCAGCTTCAGCATGCTGCTGCTGGTGATGGGGTCGAACTTCCTGGTCACCTTCATCGGCTGGGAAGGCGTGGGCCTGTGCAGCTACCTGCTGATCGGCTTCTGGTACACCACCCCTGAGTTCAACTACGCGGGGCGGAAGGCCTTCGTGATGAACCGTATCGGCGACATCGGCATGGTGCTGGCGATGGCGCTGATGTTCTATCAGTTCGGCACGCTGAACTATGTGGACGTGATGAAGCAGGGCGGCATGATGGCCACCGGCAATCCGCTGATCGTTACCGCTACGCTGCTGCTCTTCCTCGGTGCCACCGGCAAAAGCGCGCAGTTGCCGCTGCTCACCTGGCTGCCCGATGCCATGGCCGGTCCCACGCCGGTTAGCGCGCTGATCCACGCCGCTACCATGGTGACGGCCGGCATTTTCCTGGTGGTGCGCAGCTCGGTGCTTTTCCAACTCGCACCTTACACGCAAGACATCATTCTGTGGGTGGGCGTGGCCACGGCGCTGTTCGGTGCCACGGTGGGCTTGTTCCAGAACGACATCAAGAAGGTGCTCGCCTATTCCACCGTGAGCCAGTTGGGCTACATGTTCGCCGCGCTGGGCGTGGGCGCGTACAGTGCCGGCATGTTCCACGTCACCACGCACGCGTTCTTCAAGGCGCTGCTCTTCTTGGGCGCGGGCAGCGTGATCCACGCGCTGGGCGGCGAGCAGGACATCCGCAAGATGGGCGGGCTGAAGGGCGTGACGAAGACCACGTACATGACCTTCCTCGTGGCCACCGTGGCCATCGCGGGCATCCCGCCGTTGAGCGGCTTCTTCAGCAAGGACGGCATTTTGGCGAGCACGTTCGCGGAAAGTCCGTTGGCATACGGCGTCCTCGTTTTCGCCGCGATGCTCACCGCGTTCTACATGTTCCGCCTGTTGTTCCTCACCTTCTTCGGCACCTACCGCGGCACGGCACACCTGCCTGCCGGACAGGCAGGTCCGCATGAAAGCCCGAAGGTGATGACAGTGCCGCTAATGGTGCTGGCGGTGCTGAGCGTGATCGGCGGAGCGCTGAACATCCCGCACATCTTTGGCGGCCACGACTGGCTGAAGACCTTCCTCGCCACCGCCGCTGACGGCATCGGCATGGAGCGCTTGGAGCTTTCCGCCAGCACGGAATGGATGCTGATGGCACTGAGCACGTCGCTGGTGCTGCTGACCATCTGGTACACGTGGACGCTCTTCGGCAAGAAGACCACGCTGGACGGCGAGCCCGCCGACATGCCTTTCTTGAAACGCCTGATCGCGAAGCGCTGGATGCTGGACGAACTCTACGCCTGGCTGTTCGAGAAACCTTACAGCTGGATCAGCAGGCACTTCTTCGGCATCGGCGAGGAGAAGATCGCCGTGCCCGCCACCGTCGGTACCGGCAAGGCCGCGCTGGGCCTCGGCGAATGGCTGCGCAAAGTGCAGACCGGCAACACGAGCTTCTACCTCTTCGGCATGATGGTGGGCGTGGTCGTTCTCTTGATCATCACCTTATTCGGCGTGTAG
- the nuoK gene encoding NADH-quinone oxidoreductase subunit NuoK — protein MENVMTAIRLVPLDHYLILSFLLFSIGMVGALVRRNIIIVIMCLELMLNSVNLLLVAFSAYHSDPGGQIMVFFIMLVAAAEVTVGLAILVLLKRNTNGVDMNQLNRLKW, from the coding sequence ATGGAGAACGTGATGACCGCCATCCGCTTGGTGCCGCTGGACCACTACCTGATCCTCAGCTTCCTGCTGTTCAGCATCGGGATGGTCGGGGCCTTGGTGCGGCGGAACATCATCATCGTGATCATGTGCCTGGAGCTGATGCTCAACAGCGTGAACCTGCTGCTGGTGGCCTTCAGCGCCTACCACAGCGACCCCGGCGGACAGATCATGGTGTTCTTCATCATGCTGGTGGCCGCGGCGGAAGTCACGGTGGGCTTGGCTATTTTGGTGTTGCTGAAACGCAACACCAACGGCGTGGACATGAACCAATTGAACCGCCTGAAATGGTGA
- a CDS encoding NADH-quinone oxidoreductase subunit J, protein MSVIAALVVVSAKSPINSVIALVVCFLSIAAHYILLNAQFLAMVHVIVYTGAILVLMLFVIMLLNMNTIVEVRKPMVTRILAVVTGGLFFLVLLAATRSGLSTPVPEGFDPGIGLVKRIGMSLFQDFLLPFELSSVLFLSAMAGAMMLAKKDDPSNVNRPPSSEPDLRQAGPNEKAA, encoded by the coding sequence ATCTCGGTCATTGCCGCGTTGGTGGTGGTGTCGGCGAAAAGCCCGATCAATAGCGTGATCGCGCTGGTGGTGTGTTTCCTGAGCATCGCGGCGCACTACATCCTGCTGAACGCGCAGTTCCTCGCCATGGTGCATGTGATCGTCTACACCGGCGCCATCCTGGTGCTGATGCTCTTTGTGATCATGCTGCTGAACATGAACACGATCGTGGAGGTGCGCAAGCCGATGGTGACGCGGATCCTCGCGGTGGTGACGGGCGGCCTCTTCTTCTTGGTGCTTTTGGCGGCTACGCGCTCCGGACTGAGCACGCCGGTGCCCGAAGGCTTCGACCCCGGCATCGGGCTGGTGAAGCGCATCGGCATGTCCCTCTTCCAGGATTTCCTCCTGCCTTTCGAGCTGAGCAGCGTCCTCTTCCTTTCGGCCATGGCCGGGGCGATGATGCTGGCCAAGAAGGACGACCCCTCCAACGTGAACCGCCCGCCCAGCAGCGAGCCTGACCTACGGCAGGCAGGACCTAACGAGAAGGCCGCATGA